The following coding sequences lie in one Arachis hypogaea cultivar Tifrunner chromosome 4, arahy.Tifrunner.gnm2.J5K5, whole genome shotgun sequence genomic window:
- the LOC140184046 gene encoding uncharacterized protein yields the protein MPINGIALTHEKGDESEAKGKGILSCGEEGRRELTAAVLCRATSVISQFSVLCQCHCAAAEPTVPRRQSPPTPTLLPHNLTLRFHKPTHTEHTHTRGGEEIGQREGERSRGAAEEAIAAPSSPFYHGRRRVSEEGGFGRARRAEGVHRGAYAAVLLVAAPPPLFTTRATIEPQSWRKHSATVGPLPSNLKEEGGRPVTPSRRDRESCDRAGGLTTATSRRSRRQCGLCRVCHRSDLRKRKCDQKSRQGAIATATSSWVPLKPSLLPPKTSLPSPENSTDDPPELLAADRAVARPVRNRSCSIFLIRIWAQKLRRAYLIVIVMLCIVLVMVYCTLAFILIYSVTGIGIVLDTACDIIYKYMYLYGCILYEFL from the exons ATGCCCATCAATGGCATTGCGTTGACGCACGAGAAGGGTGAtg AATCAGAAGCAAAAGGGAAAGGGATACTGAGCTGCGGCGAGGAAGGGAGGAGGGAACTCACCGCCGCCGTGCTGTGTAGAGCCACCTCCGTCATTTCTCAGTTCTCCGTGCTCTGTCAATGCCACTGCGCCGCCGCCGAACCTACCGTGCCTCGCCGTCAGTCACCGCCAACACCCACTCTTCTCCCTCATAACCTCACCCTCAGATTTCATAAACCCACACACACCGAACACACCCACACACGTGGGGGAGAAGAGATCGGGCAGAGAGAGGGAGAGCGCTCGCGAGGCGCTGCTGAGGAAGCCATTGCCGCACCCTCATCGCCGTTCTACCATGGACGCCGTCGAGTCAGTGAAGAGGGAGGATTTGGTCGTGCAAGAAGAGCAGAGGGGGTGCACCGTGGTGCTTATGCCGCTGTGCTCCTTGTCGCAGCGCCGCCGCCGTTGTTTACCACCCGCGCCACTATCGAGCCGCAATCGTGGAGGAAGCACAGCGCCACCGTGGGTCCTTTACCGTCAAACTTGAAGGAGGAGGGAGGCCGCCCAGTCACACCGAGCAGGAGAGATAGAGAGAGCTGCGATCGAGCTGGGGGTCTAACCACCGCAACCAGCCGCCGTTCACGTCGCCAATGTGGCCTCTGTCGGGTTTGCCACCGGTCCGATCTGAGGAAGAGGAAGTGCGATCAGAAGAGCAGGCAGGGAGCTATCGCCACTGCTACCAGCTCCTGGGTGCCGCTCAAGCCGTCGCTCCTGCCGCCCAAAACTTCACTGCCGTCGCCAGAGAACTctaccg ATGAcccaccggagcttctggccgccgaCAGAGCCGTTGCCAGGCCGGTTCGAAATCGTAGCTGTTCCATTTTCTTAATTCG gatatgggcgcagaagttacgaagagcttatttaattgttattgtgatgctctgtattgttttagttatggtttattgtaccctcgcctttatcttgatatattctgtaacagggataggaattgtattggatactGCTTgtgatattatttataaatatatgtatctatatggatgtatcctttatgagtttttgtaa
- the LOC140184045 gene encoding uncharacterized protein encodes MEQKKAYDRVMRVVNGSEEGFFFRYGHGGCSKIFIYNLMSAKVRSRGKIVLTVASSGIAPLLLINGRIAHSRFKILITVDEYSTYNIRQGSLLAKLLIKIDLIIWDEAPMLSRYCYEALDICLRDIITHASIANCERPFRGNVVVLGGDFRQILPIITRGSRQDIVHATINSSYLWEFAEVM; translated from the coding sequence ATGGAACAGAAGAAAGCGTATGACAGGGTTATGAGGGTTGTGAATGGATCCGAGGAAGGATTTTTTTTCCGTTATGGTCATGGTGGTTGCAGTAAAATATTCATTTACAATTTAATGTCAGCAAAAGTTAGATCAAGGGGTAAAATAGTGCTTACTGTGGCTTCCAGTGGAATAGCACCGCTTCTCCTAATAAATGGTAGGATTGCACACTCTAGATTCAAGATACTTATAACTGTAGATGAATATTCTACGTATAATATCCGACAAGGCTCACTCCTTGCCAAATTGTTGATAAAGATAGATTTAATAATCTGGGATGAGGCACCTATGCTTAGCAGGTATTGTTATGAGGCACTGGATATATGTTTGAGAGATATTATAACGCATGCATCAATTGCTAATTGTGAGCGTCCATTCAGAGGAAATGTAGTTGTACTCGGTGGAGACTTTAGACAAATATTGCCTATAATTACACGAGGATCTCGACAGGATATAGTGCATGCAACCATAAATTCTTCGTATCTTTGGGAGTTTGCTGAAGTCATGTGA